The DNA region TCATCAACGTCGAGGTCGCCGACAAAGCCACTGTCGCCGACGCGCCGTCGGTACGCGACGCGGTGGCCGCCGTCGAGGCCGAACTCGGGGACACCGGCCGGATCCTGTTGCGGCCCTCCGGCACCGAACAGGTGGTGCGGGTGATGGTCGAGGCCGCCGACGAAGACACCGCCCGGCAGATGGCCGTACGCGTCGCCGAATCCGTCAGCGCAGAAGGCTGAACAACACGGGAACCGGCACGGCCGTCGCGACGTCCAACCAGGTATGGGGACATCCGGCGCGGTGCATGTCGATCTCGCGGCAATGCGCGCGGCGGCGCGCGAGTACGAGGCCGCATCGTCGCTGATCGATGCCGCTGTGCGAAACCATCTCAGCGCGTTGAGTTTTGACGGTGCCACCGCCGGCCGGGCCTACGTCGCTCACGGTGATGCGCTGCGCAGCGCGCTCGAGACGGTGGCAACGGCCCTGCGGCAGTGGTCACGGGCAGCGTCGGAGATCGCCGCAGAGTTGCACGCGTGTGCCGATCGCTACCGCGACGCCGACATCCGCACCGGAAGGCAGGTGGGCTAGATGGTCGAGAACCGCGACGTCACTGCCAGATTGGGCGATGCTCAGCCCGCACTGCACAACCTGCAGGAGTACGTCTGGGCCTGTCGTCAGGTCGGGTACAGCCATCCGGACCTGACCTTGCATGCCGGACAGCTCCGCGACTGGTACGACAGTGAGTTCGGGATGGACCTCGCGATGCTCGACCGCGACGGCACCGCATTCCACACCGCAGCCGCGGCCTGCCAAGAGGCGCTGGCCGTGCAGCACCGCCAGGCCGGCGCGCTGTTGTCGGCCTGGGTCGGTCCGGGTGCGCAGGCATGCCAGGATTTCCTGCGCCGCCACGATCAGATATCGGCAGCGGTCGCGTCGGTTGTGCGCACCGCCGCCGACATGCTGACCGACACTGCGGACCGGTTGTGGCGACTGGTCGACGCAAAGGCCGATGCTGTGGTCGAGATCGAAGGCCGTACCGCGGCAGAGCGTTCGGACTGGCTGGCAGCCGCGGCGACGCTGTCCTCGGGTGCCGGTGACCGGGCTGCCGCCAGCGAACTGGTCGACCTGGCGGTGAAACCGTTCGTGCACAGCGCTGTCGGCGCCGACTGGCTGTCGGTCATGACCGACACGCTGGCGGGGGTGTCCGAGGCCTACCGGGACGCCGCCGCGCAGGTGGCCTTGGAGTCGTTGCCTGAGTTCGCCGTCCCGGCAGGGTTGGGGCCGGTGCACCCCGGGCCCGCCGCCGCCGAATGTGCTGACGGGTGCCCGCCGACATCCTGTGCGCCGACCGCCGTGTCGGCAGCACCGACGGCCCCGTCGTCGTGGAGCGCTCCGGCCGTACCCCCCGCCGGCATGCCGGCCCCCGCGACGTCGCCCGCAGCCGCTGAACCGTCGCCTACAGCCCCCGCGCCGGTCGCTGCACCGCCTGCTCCGGCCGCTGCGTTGGGGCCGCCGGGTGCGTTCGGGTCACCTGCGGACCTGGGCGGCGCCGGCCCGGGTGGTCTCGGGGGTTTCGGGGGTCTCGGGCAGCAGTTCTCTGAGATGCTGCGGGGCTTGCTGGGCGGTGGCGCCGCCGGCTTCGAGTCGCCGGAGATCGAACCGTCGGCGTTCGATGACAGCGGGCTCGACGACTTCGACACGGACGACGAAGGGGACAGCCCCAGCGAGGACGAAGGCGACACCGACAGCGAGGAGACCGACACCGAAGACGGGACCGGCCTCGGTGACGAGGGCGAATCGGGCGAGGACGCGCCGGTCGAGGCTGACCTGCCTGCCGACGACTGCCCGCCACCGGTCGAGGAATCGACCGCAGCGCCGGTGATCACCCCACCGCCCCCGCCGGTCGAACCTTTGCCCGCCCCGCCGGTCGAACCGTTGCCCGCGCAGGAGTCGCCGTGCGCGATCGCCGTAGGCGAAGTGCCACAGGTCGGCGAGTCGCCAGACGAGCGTGGGACCGCTAAGGAGCCAGGTGGCGGCTGATCACCAACCGTTGAATCTGGTTGGTGCCCTCGAAGATCTGCATGATCTTGGCTTCCCGCATGTAGCGCTCCACGCGGTAGTCGCGGGTGTAGCCGGCGCCGCCGAGCACCTGCACCGCGTCGGTGGTCACCTTCATCGCCGCATCAGTGGCGGTCAGCTTGGCCACCGAGGCATGCCGTGAGTAGTCCATCCCCGCGTCGCGGCGGCGGGCGGCATCGAGATAGGTGGCTCGCGCGGAGTCGACCGCGGCGGCCATGTCGGCCAGCAGGAATGCCAGCCCCTGGTGGTCGATGATCTTGCGGCCGAACGTGGTTCGCTCACCGCTGTAGGCCACTGCCTCGTCGAGGGCAGCTTGAGCCAGTCCGACCGCCACTGCGGCAATGCCCAGGCGCCCGGAATCGAGCGCGCTGAACGCGATCTGCAGACCCTGGCCTTCGGCGCCGAGGCGGCGCTCGGCGTCGACGAACGCGTCGTCGTAATGCGCGGCGGTGGTCGGCACCGCGTGCAGCCCCATTTTCTCCTCGGGCTTTCCGAAGGTCAGGCCGGCCGTCTGGCCGGGGACCAGAAAGCACGAGATTCCTTGCGAGCCTTCACCGGTGCGGGCGAACAGGTTGTAGAAGTCGGCGATTCCGCCGTGGGTGATCCACGCCTTCGCCCCGGTGATCCGGTAGCCGC from Mycobacterium sp. SMC-4 includes:
- a CDS encoding ESX-1 secretion-associated protein produces the protein MGTSGAVHVDLAAMRAAAREYEAASSLIDAAVRNHLSALSFDGATAGRAYVAHGDALRSALETVATALRQWSRAASEIAAELHACADRYRDADIRTGRQVG
- a CDS encoding acyl-CoA dehydrogenase family protein, which gives rise to MAVDRLLPTDEAHELVTLARDISDKVLDPIVDRHEKDETYPDGVFATLGEAGLLSLPYPEEWGGGGQPYEVYLQVLEEIAARWAAVAVAVSVHSLSCHPLMMFGTEDQRSRWLPDMLGGATIGAYSLSEPQAGSDAAALACKAVPADGGYRITGAKAWITHGGIADFYNLFARTGEGSQGISCFLVPGQTAGLTFGKPEEKMGLHAVPTTAAHYDDAFVDAERRLGAEGQGLQIAFSALDSGRLGIAAVAVGLAQAALDEAVAYSGERTTFGRKIIDHQGLAFLLADMAAAVDSARATYLDAARRRDAGMDYSRHASVAKLTATDAAMKVTTDAVQVLGGAGYTRDYRVERYMREAKIMQIFEGTNQIQRLVISRHLAP